A single genomic interval of Luteolibacter sp. Y139 harbors:
- a CDS encoding glycosyl hydrolase family 28-related protein, with amino-acid sequence MNSFSPVIALVASVGFSAAEPPTGMRFPDDPAVLDAKRHFGATGDGKADDTDALQRAIDASCGMDPAHRGKSNALFVPDGVYRVTRSLVVKSALGPWLYGQSRDGVVLKLDDGVKDVTAVLRTHPSEKGPTSADWFMRNLRHFTIDAGNNPDTDGIRYYATNSGCLKDVRIRGRGKIGINAGFLDQSGPNLVQDVEIDGFETGVLSQWIWGQTLSRVTIRNARKTGVVVSANVAAIEDLKVENTPLGIDIQMPNNWAHWSGVVALQGASFQATSAGGPAILNRGVLYARDVTSHGYRQVLASDSAGGSVEGGEIGEYTSAPGRRLFEGTPLRSLGLPVKREPVVPWENEPGKWLCADDCGAVAGDGIDDSDAVQSAMDRAAAEGKTTVYFRGCGGGDPNWFTLSRPIRVPAPVRLVTGLGWARILSEKNGAFVVDDGSAPRVKFQNIDSFGGPAITIINASASNALVVESCGVNVVGDGAGDMFVTDCPAPLHLKKSGQKCWARQLDPEGASDKGLVRNEGGDLWCLGVKHEGRGIRFWTESGGRTEIVGLFNYGGTTEEMDPRPSFVIEDASFSVAGLREIAFDQHTALNKVRERRGDQTRTLDKHTEGGWIAWPLFSGFK; translated from the coding sequence ATGAACTCATTTTCTCCGGTCATTGCGCTGGTTGCTTCAGTAGGATTCTCCGCCGCCGAGCCGCCGACAGGCATGCGCTTCCCGGACGATCCCGCCGTGCTCGACGCCAAGCGCCACTTCGGCGCGACGGGCGACGGGAAGGCGGACGACACCGACGCGCTTCAGCGCGCCATCGACGCAAGTTGCGGGATGGACCCCGCCCATAGGGGCAAGAGCAACGCGTTGTTCGTCCCCGACGGTGTCTACCGGGTAACGCGGTCGCTCGTGGTGAAGAGCGCGCTCGGGCCTTGGCTCTACGGGCAGTCGCGCGATGGCGTCGTGTTGAAGCTCGACGATGGCGTGAAGGACGTGACTGCCGTTCTCCGTACTCATCCGAGCGAGAAGGGCCCCACCTCGGCCGATTGGTTCATGCGCAACCTGCGCCATTTCACAATCGACGCCGGCAACAACCCGGACACCGACGGGATCCGATACTACGCGACCAACAGCGGCTGCCTGAAGGACGTCCGCATCAGGGGCCGGGGGAAGATCGGCATCAATGCCGGCTTTCTCGATCAAAGCGGCCCGAACCTCGTGCAGGACGTGGAGATCGATGGCTTCGAGACCGGCGTGCTGAGCCAGTGGATCTGGGGCCAGACCTTGTCGCGCGTCACCATCCGCAATGCTCGCAAGACCGGCGTGGTCGTGTCCGCGAACGTTGCCGCGATCGAGGACCTCAAGGTGGAGAACACGCCTCTGGGCATCGATATCCAGATGCCCAACAATTGGGCGCACTGGAGCGGGGTTGTCGCACTTCAAGGGGCAAGTTTCCAGGCAACCAGTGCCGGGGGCCCTGCCATCCTCAATCGTGGCGTCCTCTATGCGCGTGACGTGACCAGCCACGGCTATCGTCAGGTGCTGGCCAGTGATTCGGCGGGGGGGTCGGTCGAGGGCGGAGAGATCGGAGAGTATACTTCAGCTCCAGGACGCAGGCTGTTCGAAGGGACGCCGCTCCGGTCACTGGGGCTTCCCGTGAAACGCGAGCCGGTGGTGCCGTGGGAAAACGAGCCTGGGAAATGGCTTTGTGCCGACGACTGCGGCGCGGTGGCTGGCGACGGGATCGACGACAGCGACGCGGTCCAAAGCGCGATGGACCGCGCGGCGGCGGAAGGGAAGACCACGGTCTATTTCCGCGGCTGCGGTGGCGGTGACCCGAATTGGTTCACTCTTTCCAGGCCTATCCGGGTGCCCGCGCCGGTTCGCCTGGTGACGGGACTGGGATGGGCCCGGATCCTGAGCGAGAAAAACGGAGCCTTCGTTGTGGACGATGGCTCGGCTCCTAGGGTGAAGTTCCAGAACATCGATTCCTTCGGAGGCCCGGCGATCACCATCATTAATGCCTCCGCCTCCAATGCCCTCGTCGTGGAAAGCTGCGGGGTCAACGTTGTCGGCGACGGAGCGGGAGATATGTTCGTAACCGATTGCCCGGCGCCTCTCCATCTCAAGAAGTCAGGCCAGAAATGCTGGGCACGTCAGCTCGATCCCGAGGGTGCCAGCGATAAAGGCCTCGTTCGAAACGAGGGCGGCGACCTCTGGTGTCTCGGCGTCAAGCACGAGGGTCGCGGGATCCGCTTCTGGACGGAATCCGGGGGGAGGACCGAGATCGTTGGACTGTTCAATTACGGCGGCACCACCGAGGAGATGGACCCCCGCCCCAGCTTCGTGATCGAGGACGCCTCATTCAGTGTGGCTGGCCTACGGGAGATCGCCTTCGACCAGCACACTGCGCTTAACAAGGTGCGGGAGCGACGCGGCGATCAGACGCGGACCTTGGACAAGCACACCGAAGGAGGCTGGATCGCGTGGCCGCTTTTCAGCGGCTTCAAGTAA
- a CDS encoding helix-turn-helix domain-containing protein encodes MSTADGVTFGKILGSLFKEEREKKGISKNRLAEDAGVARTVVIYFEREERMPTIHNCKSLADALGVPLSRLVKRAEKLMDDGR; translated from the coding sequence GTGAGCACTGCTGACGGAGTAACGTTTGGGAAGATCTTGGGCTCTCTCTTTAAGGAGGAGCGGGAGAAGAAAGGTATTTCGAAAAATCGGCTCGCTGAGGATGCTGGGGTTGCTCGAACGGTGGTCATCTATTTCGAGCGAGAGGAGAGAATGCCTACAATCCACAACTGCAAGTCACTAGCCGACGCGCTCGGGGTCCCCCTCAGTCGCCTGGTGAAGCGAGCCGAGAAGCTGATGGATGATGGACGTTAA
- a CDS encoding catalase produces the protein MASKKAPRSLSATAPTPKLPAETHQVASEGDPNLTTNHGLPISDNQNSLKAGVRGPVLMEDFILREKITHFDHERIPERIVHARGSGAHGYFQPYESAADITEAAFLQDPKKKTEVFARFSTVAGGAGSVDLPRDVRGFAVKFYTSQGNFDLVGNNIPVFFIQDAMKFPDVVHAVKMEPDRGFPQAASAHATFWDFISLTPESMHMIMWAMSDRAIPRSLRMIEGFGVHTFRFINAEGVSRFVKFHWRPTIGSAAVVWDEAMKISGADPDFHRRDLWQAIERGDFPEWELGVQVIEESQVEQLDFDLLDPTKLIPEEIIPIRPLGKMVLNRNPDNHFAETEQVAFCPSHIVPGIGFSDDPLLQGRLFSYLDTQLMRLGGPNFHQIPINAPRCPFANNQRDGLRQMHVHKGRVAYEPSQISPPGAPRECPVHGFRTNPEVETGEKIRKRSETFADHYSQARLFYRSMRPPEQNHIASALAFELSKVEIIEIRNRMLGHLGHIDAGLQETVADALGIPLEDAVRIKPAVPPRDLDPSPSLSLISKDPHTLKGRKAGILITDGADPDQFAAILAALKKAKATVDVIAPRIGGATTSDGALVPADHSLTGGPSYFFDTVVILAAADAVPDLVREAAAVNWVRDAFGHLKVIAYSPAASPLIKAAGVDPDGGTILLDAPKSVKTYIAAARAGRRWDREPTLRSVG, from the coding sequence ATGGCCTCCAAAAAAGCACCGCGCTCACTGTCTGCCACCGCCCCAACGCCCAAGCTTCCCGCCGAGACCCATCAGGTCGCGTCGGAAGGAGATCCCAACCTGACCACAAATCATGGCCTACCCATCTCGGACAATCAGAACTCCCTGAAGGCAGGCGTCCGTGGTCCAGTTTTGATGGAGGATTTCATTCTTCGCGAAAAGATCACCCATTTTGACCACGAGCGTATCCCTGAGCGGATTGTCCACGCCCGCGGCTCCGGTGCGCACGGATATTTCCAGCCTTACGAATCTGCGGCCGACATCACCGAGGCAGCATTTCTTCAGGACCCAAAGAAAAAAACCGAGGTTTTCGCGCGCTTCTCGACGGTGGCCGGGGGTGCTGGCTCCGTGGACCTGCCCCGTGATGTCCGCGGCTTCGCGGTGAAGTTCTACACCTCACAGGGAAACTTCGACCTGGTCGGCAACAACATCCCGGTCTTTTTCATCCAGGATGCGATGAAGTTTCCGGACGTCGTCCACGCCGTGAAGATGGAACCTGACCGGGGCTTCCCACAGGCGGCTTCCGCTCATGCCACGTTCTGGGACTTCATCTCGCTCACTCCGGAGAGCATGCACATGATCATGTGGGCGATGTCCGATCGCGCGATCCCGCGCTCGCTTCGCATGATTGAGGGCTTCGGCGTCCACACCTTTCGATTCATCAATGCCGAGGGCGTCAGCCGCTTCGTGAAGTTCCACTGGCGGCCTACCATCGGGAGCGCGGCCGTCGTCTGGGATGAGGCAATGAAGATCAGCGGTGCCGATCCTGACTTCCATCGCCGCGACCTCTGGCAAGCAATCGAGCGGGGCGACTTCCCGGAGTGGGAACTCGGGGTGCAAGTCATCGAGGAGAGCCAGGTGGAGCAGCTCGACTTCGACCTGCTGGATCCCACCAAGTTGATCCCCGAGGAGATCATCCCGATTCGCCCGCTCGGCAAGATGGTGCTCAATCGGAATCCGGACAATCACTTCGCCGAAACCGAGCAGGTCGCCTTCTGTCCCAGTCACATTGTGCCAGGCATCGGCTTCTCGGATGATCCTCTCCTCCAAGGCCGGCTCTTCTCCTATCTCGACACCCAGTTGATGCGTCTCGGCGGGCCGAACTTCCACCAGATCCCGATCAATGCGCCGCGTTGTCCGTTTGCCAACAACCAGCGCGATGGTCTGCGGCAGATGCACGTCCACAAGGGTCGCGTGGCCTATGAGCCCAGCCAGATCTCGCCACCGGGCGCACCGCGCGAGTGTCCCGTGCACGGCTTCCGCACCAATCCGGAAGTCGAGACCGGCGAGAAGATCCGCAAGCGCTCCGAAACCTTCGCCGACCACTATTCGCAGGCACGTCTCTTCTACCGCTCGATGAGGCCACCGGAACAGAATCATATCGCCAGTGCGCTCGCATTCGAACTCTCGAAGGTCGAGATTATCGAGATCCGCAACCGCATGCTCGGCCACCTTGGCCACATCGACGCTGGCCTTCAGGAGACCGTGGCTGACGCATTGGGTATTCCCCTCGAAGATGCCGTGAGGATCAAGCCCGCAGTCCCCCCCCGCGATCTCGATCCCTCCCCCTCATTGAGTCTCATTTCAAAGGATCCTCACACGCTGAAAGGACGCAAGGCCGGCATCCTCATCACCGACGGTGCCGACCCCGATCAATTCGCCGCCATACTGGCAGCCCTAAAAAAGGCGAAGGCAACTGTGGATGTCATCGCGCCGCGAATTGGGGGGGCGACCACATCGGATGGTGCGCTTGTTCCAGCTGATCATTCGCTTACCGGCGGACCCTCTTACTTCTTCGACACCGTCGTGATCCTCGCCGCCGCCGATGCGGTCCCGGACCTCGTCCGCGAGGCCGCCGCCGTGAACTGGGTACGCGATGCATTCGGCCACCTGAAAGTCATTGCCTACTCACCCGCTGCCTCACCGCTCATTAAGGCGGCTGGTGTCGATCCTGACGGCGGCACAATCCTTCTCGATGCACCAAAATCGGTCAAAACCTACATTGCAGCCGCCCGCGCGGGTCGCCGCTGGGACCGCGAGCCCACGCTCCGGAGCGTTGGTTGA
- a CDS encoding alpha/beta hydrolase, translating to MKPRIIFIHGMFQNSKSWDQYPWAAHFEQLGFDVEAPSWPLHEGDPSELRANIPAGLGSLTLSQVYHHIRGIILQSPEKPVVVGHSLGGLIAQKLLAEGLLRAAVGIASVAPNKMLALDWGFLRNSASITNPFAGSDPYEMTPELFHQNFANTLSRGESDAAWSDTAVHESRQVLRDILGEDGEIDMTRPHAPLLLIGAEKDEIIPASLVRRNAHAYEDERSHHEYREFTGRGHFICGEPGWEEIATSISNWLQGHLTAVRS from the coding sequence ATGAAACCAAGAATCATCTTTATTCACGGTATGTTCCAGAATTCAAAAAGCTGGGACCAATACCCTTGGGCAGCCCATTTCGAGCAGCTTGGCTTTGATGTAGAGGCACCGTCATGGCCGCTTCACGAGGGAGATCCCTCCGAGTTGCGGGCAAACATTCCCGCGGGACTTGGCTCGCTCACCCTCTCCCAGGTCTACCACCATATCCGCGGCATCATACTCCAGTCGCCGGAGAAACCGGTAGTGGTGGGACATTCACTGGGTGGATTGATCGCGCAGAAGCTTCTGGCGGAGGGACTCCTCCGCGCTGCCGTGGGAATCGCGTCCGTGGCGCCGAATAAGATGCTCGCGCTTGACTGGGGCTTCCTGCGCAACAGCGCCTCGATCACCAATCCTTTTGCCGGCAGCGATCCCTATGAGATGACCCCGGAACTCTTTCACCAAAACTTCGCCAACACCCTCAGCCGCGGTGAGAGCGATGCAGCTTGGAGTGACACTGCAGTTCACGAGAGCCGGCAGGTCCTCAGGGACATTCTCGGCGAGGATGGCGAGATCGACATGACCCGCCCCCATGCCCCGCTGCTGCTCATCGGAGCAGAGAAGGACGAGATCATCCCCGCATCATTGGTCCGGCGGAATGCACATGCCTACGAGGATGAGCGATCCCATCACGAATACCGGGAGTTCACCGGCCGTGGGCACTTCATCTGCGGCGAGCCCGGCTGGGAAGAAATCGCTACCTCCATCTCCAACTGGCTGCAAGGGCATCTCACCGCAGTTCGCTCTTAA